Proteins co-encoded in one Eremothecium sinecaudum strain ATCC 58844 chromosome VI, complete sequence genomic window:
- the UBP5 gene encoding putative ubiquitin-specific protease UBP5 (Syntenic homolog of Ashbya gossypii AFR007W; Syntenic homolog of Saccharomyces cerevisiae YDR069C (DOA4) and YER144C (UBP5)), giving the protein MPHCEETRVWCRSMSQLSHLAEEFVKDNGSSVTDMKLLLQQCVDTLSNYQDECKKIKSIPWNGPSRDMCDAFETAYVYFKIVSLIVLNKIPKLEEYSRAKTDSSNANGKALLEIYNMLVNRLIKDEKITEIKKFVRENSRRDNHIDHAPFTRDLRSGGSITAPVLYRLLTDPATSSSVLLIDVRPRVEFVKNHIKFRSLICIEPVSFKDSYSDLDIGRKAMVTSSDWEISLFQERDRFEHIVVYSQEGEQYHYYMKQQKALVNLLINRSFEKSLKNCTILSLRDGFFKWSSIYPNMCEESSQGENIYLDGSTSGSNQTHHQSTGNNHLNVFHKPLSEEPNYDKLMASPNHSRFHQQPRLRHMPTFKDYFKMSSSSSNTNGRPGSVPAQLPNGCTKYPAAPTLRNNNEHMNSLSQLTSRAITSPTRTLSTLDTPHISSTHSMSNLLVNNNSNTAIKQSIVPFSQNVKALAIPQLITKTTIPSFSVGLVNCGNSCYMSCILQCLLGTQELYSMFLNNSYQNHINMNSRLGSKGVLARYFAQLVHQMFQQGRDIRKKSGSEKTAVVPAQFKIACGSINPLFRDRSQQDCQEFCQFLLDGLHEDLNQCGNNPPLKELSEKAEIMREMMPMRIASAIEWERYLTTDFSVIVDLFQGQYASQLRCKVCARTSTTYQPFSVLSVPVPSSRSCTIIDCFTEFTKIETLEQDEQWSCPDCMKRQPSTKKITITRLPRNLIIHLKRFDNMLKKNNVFVSYPPVLDLTSFWANDYDKKTPRGNKEFLSAANELPSRGQIPPFNYQLYGIACHTGTLYGGHYTAYVNKGSDLGWCYYDDTNWRQVRSAKEHITQNAYVLFYHRIHGV; this is encoded by the coding sequence ATGCCACATTGTGAAGAAACGAGGGTATGGTGTAGATCCATGAGTCAGCTTTCCCATCTGGCGGAAGAATTTGTTAAGGATAATGGATCTAGTGTGACTGACATGAAACTGCTTCTACAGCAGTGTGTGGATACTCTATCAAACTATCAAGATGAGTGCAAAAAGATTAAGAGTATTCCCTGGAACGGACCTTCGAGGGATATGTGTGATGCGTTTGAAACAGCATACGTTTATTTTAAGATAGTATCACTGATAGTGTTAAACAAAATCCCCAAACTTGAGGAGTACAGTCGTGCCAAAACGGATTCATCCAATGCAAACGGTAAAGCGCTGTTGGAGATTTATAATATGTTGGTCAACCGATTGATCAAAGATGAGAAAATCACAGAGATCAAGAAGTTTGTTAGAGAAAATTCCCGACGTGATAATCATATCGACCATGCGCCATTCACGCGTGATCTTCGTTCAGGGGGCAGTATAACGGCACCTGTGTTGTACAGGTTACTCACAGACCCTGCAACTTCTAGTTCTGTTTTACTAATAGATGTGCGGCCAAGAGTTGAGTTTGTCAAGAATCATATAAAATTTCGCTCATTAATTTGTATAGAGCCAGTATCATTCAAAGACAGTTATTCCGACTTAGATATTGGCAGAAAGGCCATGGTTACAAGCTCAGATTGGGAGATATCTTTGTTTCAAGAAAGGGATAGGTTTGAGCATATTGTTGTCTACTCTCAGGAAGGTGAACAGTATCACTACTATATGAAACAGCAAAAGGCCTTGGTTAACTTGTTAATAAATCGCTCTTTTGAAAAGTCATTGAAAAACTGTACTATTTTGTCATTACGTGATGGTTTTTTTAAGTGGTCTAGCATATACCCTAACATGTGTGAAGAATCCTCGCAAGGTGAAAATATATACCTAGATGGTTCAACATCGGGATCAAATCAAACTCACCATCAAAGTACTGGGAATAATCATCTAAATGTTTTCCACAAACCGTTATCTGAGGAACCAAACTATGACAAGCTGATGGCAAGTCCTAATCACTCCCGTTTCCACCAGCAACCAAGACTGAGGCATATGCCTACGTTCAAAGATTACTTTAAGATGTCTAGCTCCAGTTCAAACACAAATGGAAGGCCGGGAAGTGTACCAGCCCAGCTCCCTAATGGTTGTACAAAATACCCAGCGGCGCCCACGTTGAGGAACAATAATGAGCATATGAACTCCTTGTCACAACTCACTTCAAGGGCAATAACTTCGCCAACTCGAACACTTTCAACATTAGACACCCCTCACATCTCTTCAACCCATAGTATGTCAAACCTATTGGTGAATAACAACAGCAATACAGCTATAAAACAAAGCATAGTTCCCTTCTCCCAAAATGTGAAAGCATTAGCAATCCCACAATTAATAACGAAAACGACAATACCTTCATTTAGTGTTGGCTTAGTAAACTGCGGCAACTCCTGCTATATGAGCTGTATACTTCAGTGCTTATTGGGCACTCAAGAACTTTACTCCATGTTTTTGAATAATTCTTATCAGAACCATATAAACATGAACAGTAGATTAGGCTCCAAAGGTGTACTAGCTAGATATTTTGCTCAGTTAGTGCACCAAATGTTTCAGCAGGGAAGGGACATAAGAAAAAAAAGCGGTAGTGAGAAAACTGCCGTAGTACCTGCACAATTCAAGATTGCATGTGGTTCTATCAATCCATTGTTTCGGGACCGGTCCCAGCAGGATTGTCAAGAATTTTGTCAGTTTTTGTTGGATGGATTGCATGAAGACTTAAACCAATGTGGAAATAACCCACCATTAAAAGAATTGTCAGAAAAGGCCGAAATAATGAGAGAAATGATGCCAATGAGGATTGCATCCGCTATTGAATGGGAGCGGTACTTGACAACAGACTTCAGCGTCATTGTGGACTTATTCCAAGGTCAATATGCTTCACAATTGAGATGTAAAGTGTGTGCGAGAACTTCAACTACATATCAGCCATTTTCAGTCCTTTCCGTCCCAGTGCCTAGTTCCAGGTCATGTACGATTATTGACTGTTTTACTGAATTTACTAAAATTGAAACACTAGAGCAAGACGAGCAATGGTCCTGTCCTGACTGTATGAAAAGACAGCCTTctacaaaaaaaattacaatAACAAGGCTTCCTCGTAATTTAATAATTCACTTAAAAAGGTTTGATAACATGTTAAAGAAGAACAATGTATTCGTTTCTTACCCACCTGTTCTGGATTTGACTTCTTTCTGGGCAAATGATTATGATAAAAAGACTCCTAGAGGGAACAAAGAATTTCTCAGTGCTGCCAATGAGTTGCCCTCTAGAGGACAAATACCACCATTTAACTATCAGCTTTATGGAATAGCGTGTCATACAGGTACATTATATGGAGGTCATTACACTGCATATGTTAATAAGGGCTCTGATTTAGGGTGGTGTTATTACGACGACACAAACTGGAGACAAGTACGAAGTGCTAAAGAGCACATTACTCAGAATGCATATGTACTATTTTACCACCGCATACACGGTGTGTAA
- the DDI1 gene encoding Ddi1p (Syntenic homolog of Ashbya gossypii AFR010C; Syntenic homolog of Saccharomyces cerevisiae YER143W (DDI1)), which translates to MNITVTNEMTEEVLGPFELSNDMKLMDLFALLDFREEKQALWHNRKELTSSDNEKTLEELGFADNDLLILRRKTMSNQFQGLTNDLSDDEFVEMMRNSLQHNPSLRSNMSISGVEHIINDRQMFKELLGPMLLRRRAQFQGQNPFSTSSYDYDSLVSNPSIPQNQMNEILNQREIDEQLRSAMEYTPEVFTSVHMLYINLEINGHPVKAFVDSGAQTTIMSTALAEITDLTKYIDKRFRGIAMGVGKGEIVGKIHTAQIKIESQYLPCSFTVLETSVQMLLGLDMLKRYQACIDLKHNVLKIANVETPFLPEHQIPAEIEASANSINPQSSIAADAEQNEFDKTASKTQHVPVTLPNAKSGKHYPDTVIKQLMDLGFSRSEVVKALDQTGGNPDYAAAFLFQ; encoded by the coding sequence ATGAATATCACAGTTACCAATGAGATGACAGAAGAGGTCTTAGGCCCATTCGAGCTAAGCAATGATATGAAATTAATGGACCTGTTTGCATTGCTCGATTTCCGGGAGGAAAAACAAGCTTTATGGCATAACAGAAAAGAACTAACTTCTAGTGATAATGAGAAAACTTTGGAAGAGTTAGGCTTTGCCGATAATGATCTGCTAATATTGCGCAGGAAGACAATGTCCAATCAATTCCAAGGCCTAACTAATGATCTGTCCGACGACGAGTTTGTTGAAATGATGAGGAACTCTCTACAACATAACCCTTCATTGAGGTCTAACATGTCAATTTCAGGAGTTGAACATATAATAAATGATAGACAGATGTTCAAGGAGCTTTTGGGGCCGATGTTACTTCGTAGGCGTGCACAATTCCAAGGTCAAAATCCCTTTAGTACTTCATCATATGATTACGACTCCCTTGTAAGTAATCCTAGTATACCTCAGAATCAAATGAATGAGATATTAAACCAAAGAGAGATTGACGAACAACTCAGAAGTGCAATGGAGTATACTCCGGAAGTCTTTACATCTGTTCACATGTTGTATATAAATTTAGAAATCAACGGGCATCCTGTAAAAGCGTTTGTAGATTCTGGTGCGCAAACTACCATAATGTCTACTGCTCTTGCAGAAATAACGGATTTGACAAAATATATCGATAAGCGATTCCGCGGTATTGCTATGGGTGTAGGGAAAGGAGAAATAGTAGGGAAGATACATACTGCTCAGATCAAGATCGAATCGCAGTATCTCCCTTGCAGCTTTACTGTTCTAGAAACTAGCGTCCAGATGCTTTTAGGCTTGGACATGTTAAAGCGATACCAAGCATGCATTGATTTGAAGCACAACGTACTTAAAATTGCGAATGTTGAGACCCCATTTTTACCTGAACATCAAATACCTGCCGAAATTGAAGCCAGTGCGAATAGTATAAATCCTCAATCATCGATTGCTGCAGACGCCGAACAAAATGAGTTTGATAAAACCGCATCCAAAACACAACATGTACCTGTTACTCTGCCAAATGCTAAAAGTGGAAAACATTATCCAGATACTGTTATTAAGCAGTTAATGGACTTAGGGTTCTCCAGGAGTGAGGTAGTTAAGGCTTTAGATCAAACTGGAGGTAATCCGGATTACGCTGCAGCCTTTCTTTTCCAGTAA
- the OCA6 gene encoding protein-tyrosine-phosphatase (Syntenic homolog of Ashbya gossypii AFR009W; Syntenic homolog of Saccharomyces cerevisiae YDR067C (OCA6)) codes for MQLVSPLYFSFVQPKLCRGSYPREINLAFLKTLQLKYIVSLTPDPITDNPVLSKFCEEQGIEAVHIRCTGTYSKDKPKVKRKKKPVPIEYDVVVRCVQFLINKNHYPCYIHCSNGQLVTSLVIACLRKLCYWSTVSIFNEYLTYMSSINIHERKFIENFNLEIEVNGLDMTDKAPWILASKMKTAGENDLLPSLRFHGI; via the coding sequence ATGCAGTTGGTAAGTCCACTGTATTTCAGTTTCGTGCAACCGAAACTGTGTAGAGGTTCTTATCCTAGGGAAATTAATCTCGCATTTTTGAAAACTCTACAACTGAAATATATTGTGTCTTTGACACCAGATCCTATCACTGATAATCCAGTACTTTCTAAATTCTGTGAAGAACAGGGTATTGAAGCGGTTCACATTCGATGCACGGGCACCTATTCTAAGGACAAGCCAAAAGTaaaaaggaagaagaaaccGGTACCTATTGAGTACGATGTTGTTGTTAGATGCGTTCAATTTCTAATCAATAAAAATCATTATCCGTGCTATATCCATTGTTCTAACGGCCAGTTAGTAACTTCTTTGGTCATCGCTTGTCTGCGAAAGTTATGCTACTGGAGTACGGTTTCTATATTCAACGAATATCTGACTTATATGTCAAGTATTAACATACACGAGCGGAAATTTATTGAGAACTTCAACTTGGAAATTGAAGTCAACGGATTAGACATGACGGATAAAGCACCCTGGATCTTGGCGAGTAAAATGAAAACGGCCGGTGAAAATGACCTGCTGCCTAGCTTACGATTTCACGGTATATAA
- the COX15 gene encoding Cox15p (Syntenic homolog of Ashbya gossypii AFR012C; Syntenic homolog of Saccharomyces cerevisiae YER141W (COX15)) — translation MFKLSSFGSTTKLAARSLTNCTFRAIPRPLSHRQFRLTEVLSKRYSSLRLKSLPYMQKRPFSSSVVSKQILKTGSNKKPRTLINSSRNVGLWLIGTSGLVFGIVVLGGLTRLTESGLSITEWKPVTGAIPPLNEVEWELEFLKYKESPEFKQLNSHLTLDEFKFIFFMEWAHRLWGRAIGLLFVLPASYFFLTRKTSPRVNRRVFGLACLLGFQGFIGWWMVKSGLDQEQLDERKSKPTVSQYRLTAHLGTAFVLYLGMLWTGFEILREAKWIKSPSEAIKLFSKLENPALRPLRKYSTALLALTFITAMTGGLVAGLDAGLIYNTFPHMGEDLLPSKRELMDETFARRDDKKDLIWRNLLENPATVQLSHRIFATSTFFSVLALHFYCNRRKTILPTNAKRTMHALMGLVTMQVALGITTLIYLVPVSLASAHQAGALMLLTGSLLFAAQVRKPRNQIRVLVHTLSAEQYKPKSKVLSEVAKIAKC, via the coding sequence ATGTTCAAACTTTCGAGCTTTGGTAGTACTACAAAGCTGGCTGCTCGATCTCTGACAAATTGCACATTTCGTGCAATACCTCGACCTCTAAGTCATCGGCAGTTCAGACTAACCGAAGTTTTGAGCAAACGTTATTCATCGCTACGGTTAAAATCATTGCCATATATGCAAAAGCGGCCGTTCTCTAGTTCTGTTGTATCAAAGCAAATTCTTAAAACTGGATCTAATAAAAAGCCTAGAACTCTAATAAATTCTTCTCGTAATGTCGGCTTGTGGTTAATTGGAACTTCAGGGCTGGTTTTCGGTATTGTTGTATTGGGTGGTTTGACAAGGTTAACAGAATCCGGATTAAGTATAACTGAATGGAAGCCGGTTACTGGTGCTATTCCTCCTTTGAACGAGGTGGAATGGGAACTTGAGTTTCTAAAGTATAAAGAATCGCCCGAATTTAAGCAATTGAATTCCCACCTAACTCTTGATGAATTCAAGTTCATATTCTTCATGGAATGGGCTCACAGGTTGTGGGGTCGTGCAATTGGTTTACTATTTGTTTTACCTGCTAGTTATTTCTTTTTGACCAGAAAGACCTCTCCCCGTGTAAATAGGCGTGTTTTTGGTTTAGCTTGTTTGCTTGGGTTCCAAGGATTCATTGGATGGTGGATGGTTAAATCTGGTTTAGATCAAGAACAACTTGATGAAAGGAAATCTAAACCCACCGTATCGCAGTACAGACTAACTGCCCATTTAGGTACAGCTTTCGTGTTATATTTGGGAATGTTATGGACTGGTTTTGAAATATTGAGAGAAGCGAAGTGGATTAAATCCCCTTCTGAAGCTATTAAATTGTTTTCCAAATTAGAAAATCCAGCGTTGAGACCATTGCGCAAGTATTCAACTGCTCTGTTGGCACTCACGTTCATTACTGCAATGACAGGTGGTTTGGTAGCTGGGTTAGATGCTGGTTTGATTTACAATACATTCCCGCATATGGGCGAAGACTTGCTACCTAGTAAGCGTGAGCTAATGGATGAAACATTTGCTAGAAGGGACGATAAGAAAGACTTGATCTGGAGGAATTTGTTAGAGAATCCAGCTACAGTTCAGTTAAGTCACAGGATCTTTGCAACTTCTACTTTCTTCTCTGTATTAGCCCTACATTTCTATTGCAATAGAAGAAAAACCATTCTTCCAACTAATGCGAAACGGACGATGCACGCGTTGATGGGACTCGTAACTATGCAAGTTGCGTTGGGAATTACAACTTTAATTTATTTGGTACCAGTTTCACTTGCATCTGCACATCAGGCTGGTGCATTAATGCTTCTGACAGGGTCTCTACTATTTGCAGCCCAAGTCAGAAAACCGCGGAATCAGATCAGGGTATTAGTTCATACTCTATCTGCTGAACAGTATAAACCAAAAAGCAAAGTCCTATCCGAGGTTGCGAAGATAGCGAAGTGTTAA